CCCTAGCGAAATTGCCAATGCAGCTGTTGCTATCATTACCCCCGCCGAAGCTTTAAGCGTAGTTTTAACACTTAAACGACTACCTGGTTTGCGAAAAGGACGTTCAATAAACCACCAAGAAAAGGTTGCTATAAGAACACAAATAATGACCAGCGAAAGCTTTTCAACAGCACCTTTCGGCTGGTGATACAGCCGAGTGAAAACCAACAACGGCCAATGCCAGAGATACAAGGAATAGGAAATCAAACCAACAAAGCGAGTTAGGCCCAATCCAAGCATTTTAGAAACAACAGTATTGTGAAGCCCACCAGCGTAAATAATTGCAACAGCGCCTGCGCAAGGAGCAAGCGCGGCGAGTCCAGGAAATGGAGTATTTTTCGAGTAAAAATAAATACTGGCCAAGATTAAAAGCAGTCCAAAGCTAGCTATAATCTCAAGCTGCCAATGCTTTTTAAGCTTAGGCAATGCATCTAGCGCCAGAAGAGAGCCCATCAATAGCTCCCACGCACGAAACTGAACTAAGTAAAACGCAGCTGTAGGCTCTAAATGCACTTGAATGACAGAGGCAGCAAAACTAAGTATTGCAACGATAGATAAGGCCGCGACACGGCGCGAACTTGATTGTGATCGCAAAGCGAACACGAGCACTGGGAATAAAAGGTAAAACTGCTCCTCTACAGAAAGTGACCAAGTGTGTAGGACGGGATTGAGTTCCATCTTTTGGTCAAAATAACTACTGGTGGCATAAAATAGGATATTTGATATAAAAAATATCGATGATGCAATGCTTTTCCCAATATCCTGAACTTCCGTTGGAAAGTTCATAAAAAAAGATGCTATAAGACAAGCGAAAAACACAAAGAATAAAGCTGGAAAAATACGCCTAACGCGCCGATAATAAAAGTAAGCAACCGAATATTTTTGATTAGTTATATCCGAATAAATGATTGACGTAATTAAATAGCCTGATATTACAAAGAAAATATCTACACCAACATAACCCCCACCAAAATACCTTCCAATAGAATAATGAAAAAATACGACTGAAATAACAGCTATAGCTCTAAGACCATCAATATCCGCTCTATACTTCATAAAGAATCCCTATTTTTAACTTGGATGAGAATAACTCCGCTGAATACTAATATGACAAAAGATATTCAGACATTCAACGAATTATACTCGGATAGCTTACTAACCAACCTACTTAGAATTTGGTCTTTTTTAAGATTATCTAGTGCGAATTGATGTGCTACTTTATTGTATTTACGAGA
The window above is part of the Methylomonas sp. ZR1 genome. Proteins encoded here:
- a CDS encoding acyltransferase family protein, whose translation is MKYRADIDGLRAIAVISVVFFHYSIGRYFGGGYVGVDIFFVISGYLITSIIYSDITNQKYSVAYFYYRRVRRIFPALFFVFFACLIASFFMNFPTEVQDIGKSIASSIFFISNILFYATSSYFDQKMELNPVLHTWSLSVEEQFYLLFPVLVFALRSQSSSRRVAALSIVAILSFAASVIQVHLEPTAAFYLVQFRAWELLMGSLLALDALPKLKKHWQLEIIASFGLLLILASIYFYSKNTPFPGLAALAPCAGAVAIIYAGGLHNTVVSKMLGLGLTRFVGLISYSLYLWHWPLLVFTRLYHQPKGAVEKLSLVIICVLIATFSWWFIERPFRKPGSRLSVKTTLKASAGVMIATAALAISLGGISAQYWQLPDRVDKILAYEDYDVDKNMRAGTCFLTSQYNSFSLYHAEECLKFSTNKKNILIFGDSHAAHLWSGFQAEYSQINFLQATASGCLPTIDSSGEKHCTELNNYIFRDFLRKNQVDAVVLSGRWKASDASSVESTALELSQLTSTVLILGPIEEYDQSLPRILARAVAEKSDEDQIAMKHRRSEQKLTDDVFLQLQFPRNVKYISVYNLMSTPKWKLWSDSGVPVQFDYGHLTKEGAMYLAERIGPDVFDGL